The Acidobacteriota bacterium genome window below encodes:
- a CDS encoding DUF255 domain-containing protein, with protein MLLSNFLDSFRWRSGSSPRVALWLLLASPWIFPLGAIAADPLPGTAPRSAALEARLAAALEARGADYRPRTEHRDGSGRPLYLNRLILEDSPYLLQHAHNPVNWFPWGEEAFAEARRRNKLIFLSIGYSTCHWCHVMERESFDDPEIARLMNQHFVCVKVDRERRPDIDEIYMTAVQITTGQGGWPMSTFLLADGSPLFGATYFPPDRFRQLLTQVSRAWDEQRPELEATAARVTAAVARATAASGQAKEVGREQVAQARDQLMARHDRVHGGLGKAPKFPHEPELLFLLQWAEREGDEAVLEMVRSSLEAMARGGLHDQVGGGFHRYTIDAGWRIPHFEKMLYNQAQLARAYSAAFRLTGDPYLARVARQTLDYVLRDMTSSQGTFHSATDADSEGREGAFFVWNPAQLARALGNRDAALAGQLFGVTPEGNFEGSTVLHVPRPFATSASALGVTEEALWQRIERVRERLREVRARRPAPLLDDKVMVAWNGMMITALAEASLALDDDTYRLAAERAGEVLWQTMRRGGRRGSEATGLWRIEWQGRTSVAALLDDYAHLLEAFLALYDGRRDERWLVRARWLADRLIAEFGDDAAGGFFMTPEDAAATLITRPKSPADGAVPSGNSVAVRALARLFRRTGDATYRRWCNSALGAFAGALTARPQGFPYLLMGLDDLRRGETGGLEYGAGGVVAARGWLAPRGDGWDLVVDLEVQPGWHVNSATPRQPRLLASRLDLGSEAWRLGEILWPAAEEVRLAFQEEPLDVYQGRARITAPLLPVAGEASIDLRARLRLQACDDRRCLAPEVLELEIAPPPSERRPAKP; from the coding sequence ATGCTCCTTTCGAACTTCCTCGACTCCTTCCGGTGGCGCTCTGGGAGCTCTCCCAGAGTCGCCTTGTGGCTGCTGCTCGCCAGCCCATGGATCTTCCCGCTCGGCGCCATCGCGGCCGATCCGCTGCCGGGCACAGCGCCGAGAAGTGCCGCCCTCGAAGCCCGCCTGGCGGCCGCCCTCGAGGCACGCGGTGCCGACTACCGGCCGCGTACCGAGCACCGCGATGGCTCCGGCCGGCCGCTCTACCTCAATCGCCTGATTCTCGAAGACTCGCCCTACCTGCTGCAGCATGCCCACAATCCGGTCAACTGGTTTCCCTGGGGAGAAGAGGCCTTCGCCGAGGCCCGGCGACGCAACAAGCTGATCTTCCTGTCGATCGGCTATTCGACCTGTCACTGGTGCCACGTGATGGAGCGCGAAAGCTTCGACGATCCGGAGATCGCGCGTCTGATGAACCAGCACTTCGTCTGCGTCAAGGTCGACCGCGAGCGCCGCCCGGACATCGACGAGATTTACATGACGGCGGTGCAGATCACCACCGGCCAGGGGGGCTGGCCGATGTCGACCTTCTTGCTCGCCGACGGCAGCCCGTTGTTCGGCGCCACCTACTTTCCGCCGGATCGCTTTCGCCAGCTCCTGACGCAGGTCAGTCGGGCTTGGGACGAACAGCGGCCGGAGCTCGAAGCCACGGCGGCCCGGGTCACCGCCGCCGTCGCCCGTGCCACGGCGGCCAGCGGCCAGGCGAAAGAGGTCGGCCGAGAGCAGGTCGCCCAGGCTCGCGACCAGCTCATGGCACGGCACGATCGCGTCCACGGTGGCCTCGGCAAGGCGCCAAAGTTCCCCCACGAGCCGGAGCTGTTGTTCCTCCTCCAGTGGGCCGAGCGGGAGGGCGACGAGGCGGTCCTCGAGATGGTGCGCTCGAGTCTCGAGGCGATGGCTCGGGGAGGGCTCCACGATCAGGTCGGCGGGGGCTTTCATCGCTACACCATCGACGCCGGCTGGCGCATTCCGCACTTCGAGAAGATGCTCTACAACCAGGCCCAGTTGGCGCGGGCCTATAGCGCCGCTTTCCGCTTGACCGGCGATCCCTACCTGGCTCGAGTCGCTCGTCAGACCCTCGATTACGTGCTGCGCGACATGACCTCGTCGCAGGGCACCTTCCATTCGGCGACGGATGCCGACAGCGAGGGCCGCGAAGGGGCGTTCTTCGTATGGAATCCGGCGCAGCTCGCACGCGCCCTGGGCAATCGCGACGCGGCCCTCGCGGGACAGCTCTTCGGGGTCACTCCGGAGGGCAACTTCGAGGGTTCGACGGTGCTCCACGTGCCGCGGCCCTTCGCCACTTCGGCGAGCGCCCTGGGGGTGACCGAAGAGGCCCTGTGGCAGCGCATCGAGCGCGTTCGGGAACGGCTCCGCGAAGTGCGCGCCCGCCGTCCAGCGCCGCTTCTCGACGACAAGGTGATGGTGGCCTGGAACGGCATGATGATCACCGCCCTGGCCGAGGCTTCCCTGGCCTTGGATGACGACACCTACCGACTGGCGGCGGAACGCGCCGGCGAGGTGTTGTGGCAGACCATGCGACGGGGCGGTCGCCGGGGCTCCGAGGCGACCGGTCTGTGGCGCATCGAGTGGCAGGGGAGGACTTCCGTTGCGGCACTGCTCGATGACTATGCGCACCTGCTCGAGGCCTTCCTGGCCCTCTATGACGGGCGCCGAGACGAGCGTTGGCTGGTGCGCGCCCGGTGGCTGGCCGATCGCCTGATCGCAGAGTTCGGGGATGACGCGGCGGGGGGCTTCTTCATGACTCCGGAAGATGCGGCGGCCACCCTCATCACGCGACCGAAGAGCCCGGCCGACGGCGCTGTCCCGTCGGGGAACTCGGTCGCCGTGCGAGCCCTGGCGCGGCTCTTTCGGCGCACCGGCGATGCCACCTATCGCCGCTGGTGCAATTCCGCCCTCGGGGCCTTTGCCGGCGCGCTGACGGCGCGACCGCAGGGTTTTCCGTACCTCCTGATGGGACTCGATGACCTGCGGCGAGGCGAGACCGGTGGCCTCGAATATGGTGCCGGTGGCGTGGTGGCGGCGCGCGGATGGTTGGCTCCGCGGGGCGACGGCTGGGATCTGGTCGTCGATCTGGAGGTGCAGCCCGGTTGGCACGTCAACTCGGCGACGCCGCGCCAGCCGAGGCTGCTGGCCTCGCGCCTCGATCTCGGGTCCGAGGCCTGGCGTCTCGGCGAGATCCTCTGGCCGGCCGCCGAAGAGGTGCGGCTGGCCTTTCAGGAGGAGCCCCTCGACGTCTACCAGGGGCGAGCTCGGATCACGGCGCCACTCCTGCCGGTGGCTGGCGAGGCCAGCATCGATCTGCGAGCGCGTTTACGGCTTCAGGCCTGTGACGACCGCCGCTGTCTGGCGCCGGAGGTGCTCGAATTGGAAATCGCGCCGCCGCCGTCCGAACGACGGCCGGCGAAGCCCTGA
- a CDS encoding ArsA-related P-loop ATPase: MSLLSEQNPLLIVVGSGGVGKTTLAASLGVSAAQAGRDTLVMTFDPSLRLKDALGVGEAARDEEIEVPAAGPGRLAASLLDAGRTFDRLIERYAPDDAARRRILDNRFYRHLSGSLAGILEYMAVERLFEVESEGRYQQVILDTPPTRQALDFLEAPSRIVQFLDSGALRIALKPWFDDQGRLRGTTRFGAIGRRFERFLDEIVGLDLLRDMAEFFQAFGPLFDGFRRRARKVEEMLGSSRTRFLLVAGPGEERIADTLFFARKLQEAGHHLGPIVVNRMHPTVERPVGEAGALFSWLGERDRRGFEMLRGLVGEARPLVGLPLLAEEPTDLRALAEIGQSLVARLPG, from the coding sequence ATGAGCCTGCTGTCGGAGCAGAATCCGCTGCTCATCGTGGTCGGTTCCGGGGGCGTCGGCAAGACCACCTTGGCGGCTTCCCTCGGGGTGTCGGCGGCGCAGGCCGGGCGCGACACGCTGGTGATGACCTTCGATCCCTCGCTGCGCCTCAAGGATGCCCTCGGCGTCGGCGAGGCGGCGCGGGACGAAGAGATCGAGGTGCCGGCCGCCGGTCCCGGTCGCCTGGCCGCCAGCCTGCTCGACGCCGGCCGCACCTTCGATCGCCTGATCGAGCGCTATGCCCCCGACGATGCGGCGCGGCGGCGGATCCTCGACAACCGCTTCTACCGGCACCTCTCCGGCTCGCTGGCGGGCATCCTCGAGTACATGGCCGTCGAGCGCTTGTTCGAGGTCGAGTCGGAAGGCCGCTATCAGCAGGTGATCCTCGACACGCCCCCGACCCGCCAGGCCCTCGATTTCCTCGAGGCGCCGTCGCGCATCGTTCAGTTTCTCGACAGCGGGGCCCTCAGGATTGCCCTCAAACCCTGGTTCGACGACCAGGGGAGGTTGCGCGGAACGACCCGCTTCGGGGCCATCGGACGTCGCTTCGAGCGCTTTCTGGACGAGATCGTCGGTCTCGATCTGTTGCGCGACATGGCCGAGTTCTTCCAGGCCTTCGGTCCCTTGTTCGACGGCTTCCGGCGCCGTGCCCGCAAGGTCGAAGAGATGCTGGGGTCGAGCCGGACGCGTTTTCTGCTGGTGGCGGGGCCCGGTGAAGAGCGCATTGCCGACACCCTGTTCTTCGCGCGCAAGCTCCAGGAAGCCGGACACCATCTGGGCCCGATCGTGGTCAACCGCATGCATCCGACGGTCGAGCGACCGGTCGGTGAGGCGGGTGCCCTCTTCTCCTGGCTCGGGGAGCGCGATCGGCGCGGCTTCGAGATGCTGCGCGGCCTGGTGGGGGAGGCGCGGCCGCTGGTCGGGCTGCCGCTGCTCGCCGAGGAACCGACCGATCTCCGGGCCCTGGCCGAGATTGGACAGTCGCTGGTGGCGCGCTTGCCCGGCTGA
- a CDS encoding ArsA family ATPase — MNESPLLSPLRRLLVVTGKGGVGKTAVAAALGHRLAKVRPLRVLVIEVDPRDNLHQMFATPPSGGAIVEVFPGLSVQNLKPRHVVDDIVRERLKIALLSKRVIASPVYEHFTEGAPGLKEVAILGHALRRLEGIGGPAFDLVILDAPATGHGVSLLAAPGLLAEVVEKGPFGELGRRLAEFVADDDRCGVVAVTTAEEMPVQEVLELRVALAAELGRKPDLLVVNGLYPAATEDGAEDLWRRRRALNESELGRLDAAWDGPRLDLPLLPMDRGPQLIAQLSERLHRGGLA, encoded by the coding sequence ATGAACGAATCGCCTCTCCTCTCACCGTTGCGCCGGCTGCTGGTCGTGACCGGCAAGGGTGGCGTCGGCAAGACCGCCGTCGCCGCGGCCCTCGGCCACCGTCTGGCCAAGGTCCGTCCTCTGAGAGTTTTGGTGATCGAGGTCGACCCGCGCGACAACCTGCATCAGATGTTCGCGACGCCGCCCTCCGGGGGCGCGATCGTGGAGGTTTTTCCCGGCCTGTCGGTGCAGAACCTCAAGCCGCGTCACGTCGTCGACGACATCGTACGCGAGCGCTTGAAGATCGCGTTGCTCTCCAAGCGGGTGATCGCGAGCCCGGTCTACGAGCACTTCACGGAAGGTGCGCCGGGGCTCAAGGAGGTGGCGATCCTGGGCCATGCCTTGCGCCGTCTGGAGGGCATCGGCGGGCCGGCCTTCGATCTGGTGATCCTCGATGCCCCGGCGACCGGTCATGGGGTCTCGCTGCTGGCGGCCCCCGGGCTGCTCGCCGAGGTGGTCGAGAAGGGGCCCTTTGGTGAGCTCGGCCGTCGCCTGGCGGAGTTCGTCGCCGACGACGATCGCTGCGGGGTGGTGGCGGTGACCACCGCCGAGGAGATGCCCGTCCAAGAGGTGCTCGAGCTGCGGGTGGCGTTGGCCGCGGAGCTCGGGCGCAAGCCCGACCTGCTGGTGGTCAACGGCCTCTATCCGGCGGCGACGGAGGATGGTGCCGAAGATCTCTGGCGGCGCCGGCGAGCCCTCAATGAGAGCGAGCTCGGGCGCCTCGATGCCGCCTGGGACGGTCCGCGCCTCGATCTGCCCTTGCTGCCGATGGATCGCGGCCCGCAGCTCATCGCGCAGCTTTCGGAGCGTTTGCACCGAGGAGGGCTGGCGTGA
- the hemB gene encoding porphobilinogen synthase codes for MAFPETRLRRLRRRPELRRLVRETRLAPEDLVLPLFVRPGQDVAQPVPSMPGVDQLSVDRLVETCRGAVDEGLSAILLFGLPEHKDAVGSSSWSPDGIVQRALEALDRALPELVTIVDLCFCEYTDHGHCGVLAGDTVDNDATLENLARQAVSLATAGADIIAPSDMMDGRIGVIRRALDDASFTDTPIMSYAAKFASAFYGPFRDAADSAPAFGDRRSYQLDPANGREAQREARLDIDEGADLLMVKPALPYLDVLAELRRSCDHPLAAYHVSGEYAMLKAAAERGWIDGDRVLMESLVAIRRAGADLIITYGARDAARLLAKGWQP; via the coding sequence ATGGCGTTTCCCGAGACCCGTCTCCGCCGCCTTCGACGTCGCCCCGAGCTTCGCCGCCTGGTGCGGGAAACCCGCCTGGCGCCGGAAGACTTGGTGTTGCCGCTGTTCGTCCGCCCCGGCCAGGACGTTGCCCAGCCGGTGCCTTCCATGCCGGGCGTCGACCAGCTCTCCGTCGACCGCCTGGTCGAGACCTGCCGGGGCGCCGTCGACGAAGGCCTCTCGGCGATTCTGCTCTTCGGCCTGCCGGAGCACAAGGATGCCGTCGGCAGCTCGTCCTGGTCCCCGGATGGCATCGTGCAGCGAGCCCTGGAGGCCCTCGACCGCGCTCTTCCGGAGCTCGTCACCATCGTCGACCTGTGCTTCTGCGAATACACCGACCACGGCCACTGCGGGGTCCTGGCGGGAGACACCGTCGACAACGATGCCACCCTCGAAAACCTGGCCCGCCAGGCGGTCTCCTTGGCCACCGCGGGAGCCGACATCATCGCCCCGTCGGACATGATGGACGGCCGCATCGGGGTCATTCGACGGGCCCTCGACGACGCCAGCTTCACCGACACCCCGATCATGTCCTACGCTGCCAAGTTCGCCAGCGCCTTTTACGGCCCGTTCCGCGACGCCGCCGACTCGGCACCGGCCTTTGGCGACCGGCGCAGCTACCAGCTCGACCCGGCCAATGGCCGCGAAGCGCAGCGCGAGGCGCGCCTCGACATCGACGAAGGCGCCGACCTGCTGATGGTCAAGCCAGCCCTGCCCTATCTCGATGTTCTAGCCGAACTGCGGCGCTCCTGCGATCACCCCTTGGCGGCCTACCACGTGAGTGGCGAGTACGCCATGCTGAAAGCCGCCGCCGAACGCGGCTGGATCGACGGCGATCGCGTGCTGATGGAGTCGCTGGTAGCCATTCGGCGCGCCGGCGCCGACCTGATCATCACCTACGGCGCCCGCGACGCGGCGCGCCTGCTGGCGAAAGGATGGCAACCCTGA